Proteins from a genomic interval of Chanos chanos chromosome 3, fChaCha1.1, whole genome shotgun sequence:
- the LOC115807259 gene encoding alpha-2B adrenergic receptor — MPAAPDLVGLSGVVAGGENLSAGEKPSNQSSPYSPEATAAFATVITVMMLFTIFGNILVIIAVLTSRSLRGPQNLFLVSLAAADILVATLIIPFSLANELMGYWYFCSIWCEIYLALDVFFCTSSIVHLCAISLDRYLSISRPVKYSSQRTPRRIKGAIVVVWLIAAIISFPPLLSMNKSPDVAEDKDRPHCKLNDESWYILYSTVGSFFAPCLIMILVYIRIYQIAKRHTRCPPGEPRKDGAAATPQGARDQAQTNRKSRHSVGPSQHGSEMSHTPRGGLHSKPGRGEQQSIRSEKPRDNNNDDTSSSGSDVDTPGGRGFSTTSRNVETASRGNDTPSLVQRYREMIATSKGAQLASPNAKPVGTPNTRRKALISREKRFTFVLAVVIGVFVICWFPFFFSYSLQAICPEACKVPDSLFTFFFWIGYCNSSLNPLIYTIFNKDFRKAFKKILCKNAKTSFF, encoded by the coding sequence ATGCCAGCAGCTCCAGATCTCGTTGGTTTGTCAGGAGTAGTAGCGGGCGGTGAAAACCTAAGTGCCGGAGAAAAGCCCTCCAACCAAAGTTCACCGTACTCGCCTGAGGCGACGGCCGCCTTCGCCACCGTTATCACTGTCATGATGCTCTTCACCATCTTCGGCAACATCCTGGTCATCATCGCTGTTTTGACCAGTCGCTCTCTGCGGGGGCCACAGAACCTGTTCCTGGTGTCGCTGGCGGCCGCTGACATCCTGGTGGCTACTCTCATCATCCCGTTCTCCCTGGCCAATGAGCTGATGGGATACTGGTACTTTTGCTCCATATGGTGTGAGATCTATCTGGCACTGGATGTGTTTTTCTGCACCTCTTCCATCGTCCACTTGTGTGCCATCAGCTTGGACCGCTACCTGTCCATCTCTCGACCCGTGAAATACAGCTCTCAGCGAACGCCTCGGCGCATTAAAGGCGCCATCGTGGTGGTGTGGCTTATTGCTGCCATTATCTCTTTCCCTCCGTTGCTTTCCATGAACAAAAGCCCAGACGTGGCCGAGGACAAGGACAGACCGCACTGCAAACTCAACGACGAAAGCTGGTACATCCTCTACTCCACTGTCGGCTCCTTCTTTGCCCCCTGTCTCATCATGATCCTGGTTTACATACGCATCTATCAGATCGCCAAGCGGCACACACGCTGCCCCCCCGGCGAGCCCAGGAAAGACGGAGCGGCCGCCACTCCGCAGGGGGCTCGGGATCAAGCGCAGACGAACAGAAAGAGCCGTCATTCGGTGGGCCCCTCTCAGCACGGCTCTGAGATGTCTCATACCCCTCGGGGCGGGCTCCACTCCAAACCCGGGCGGGGTGAACAGCAGAGCATAAGATCAGAAAAGCCAAGGGACAATAACAATGACGACACGTCAAGCTCCGGGTCCGACGTGGACACGCCAGGTGGGCGCGGATTCAGTACGACGTCCAGGAATGTGGAAACCGCTTCGAGAGGTAACGACACACCGTCGCTAGTGCAGAGATACAGGGAAATGATCGCCACCTCAAAGGGCGCCCAGCTGGCATCTCCAAACGCCAAGCCGGTGGGGACACCCAACACGAGACGTAAGGCCCTGATCAGTCGAGAGAAGCGCTTCACCTTCGTTCTGGCCGTCGTCATCGGGGTGTTCGTGATCTGTTggttccctttctttttctcctacAGCCTTCAGGCCATTTGTCCCGAGGCGTGCAAAGTGCCCGACAGTCTGTTCACGTTTTTCTTCTGGATCGGTTACTGCAACAGCTCCCTTAACCCTCTCATCTACACCATCTTCAACAAGGACTTTCGCAAGGCCTTCAAAAAGATCCTGTGCAAAAATGCCAAGACCTCCTTCTTCTGA